The following proteins are co-located in the Gossypium hirsutum isolate 1008001.06 chromosome A02, Gossypium_hirsutum_v2.1, whole genome shotgun sequence genome:
- the LOC107951629 gene encoding serine/threonine-protein kinase STY46 isoform X2, with amino-acid sequence MDLTEGVGESSSPPRSFGSFNSYDVRNDVFNRLVESGHEQAISNPDFRDFLDSHFNRLPASYGLDVNMDRVEDVLLHHKLLALAKDPERRPVYHIRFLENLCTKADAIDDKQYINSLSPQSFDDGDSEKVVPSHKRSRDHPVDFEPCSKLEDLNLDVRKNSKCEEDVHLTENFTKRQEIVHIPTHEVIFSTTDRPKLLSQLSALLSDIGLNIREAHVFSTTDGYSLSVFVVDGWPVEDTDGLNKAMEKAVARSKGSFPGSSHSPPAIEDASETQEKSGDWEIDRRLLKIGEKIACGSCGDLYRGIYLGQDVAVKILRSEHLNDTLEDEFAQEVAILREVQHRNVVRFIGACTKSPQLSIVTEYMPGGSLYDYLHKNLNVLKLSQLLKFAIDVCKGMEYLHQNHIIHRDLKTANLLMDTDNVVKVADFGVARFLNQGGVMTAETGTYRWMAPEVINHQPYDQKADVFSFAVVLWELVTAKVPYDTMTPLQAALGVRQGLRPELPENAHPKLLDLMQRCWEAAPDKRPSFSEITTELETLFEEVEETTEAVNGN; translated from the exons ATGGATTTGACTGAAGGTGTCGGAGAGAGCTCATCGCCGCCGAGAAGCTTTGGCAGCTTCAACAGCTACGATGTCAGAAACGACGTTTTCAATCGCTTAGTCGAATCTGGCCACGAACAAGCTATTTCTAATCCTGACTTTCGCGACTTTTTAGATTCTCACTTCAATCGCTTGCCTGCTAG CTATGGACTTGATGTTAATATGGATAGAGTGGAAGATGTTTTGTTACATCACAAGCTGCTTGCATTGGCCAAGGATCCGGAGAGGCGGCCAGTTTATCATATCCGCTTCTTGGAG AACCTTTGCACCAAAGCAGATGCTATTGATGATAAACAATATATAAATTCTTTATCTCCCCAGTCTTTTGATGATGGAGATAGTGAAAAGGTTGTTCCATCACATAAAAG AAGCAGGGATCATCCAGTTGACTTTGAACCTTGCTCTAAGCTTGAGGACCTAAATTTGGATGTCAGAAAGAATTCCAAGTGTGAAGAAGACGTACATCTGACTGAGAACTTTACCAAAAG GCAAGAAATTGTACATATTCCAACTCATGAAGTGATATTTTCTACCACTGACAGGCCAAAGCTGCTTAGTCAG CTTTCTGCATTGCTTTCAGATATAGGACTTAACATTCGTGAAGCACATGTGTTCTCAACAACTGATGGCTACTCTTTGAGTGTGTTTGTAGTAGATGGGTGGCCTGTTGAG GATACAGATGGTTTAAATAAAGCTATGGAAAAAGCGGTCGCTAGAAGCAAG GGATCTTTTCCTGGATCTTCACATTCACCTCCAGCTATAGAAGATGCATCAGAAACACAAGAAAAATCTGGCGACTGGGAGATAGATAGAAGACTTCTGAAGATAGGAGAAAAAATAGCTTGTGGGTCTTGTGGAGATCT GTATCGTGGTATCTACCTTGGGCAAGATGTTGCTGTCAAAATTCTTAGAtctgagcatttgaatgatactCTTGAAGATGAGTTTGCTCAAGAGGTGGCAATCCTACG GGAGGTCCAGCACAGAAATGTTGTTCGTTTTATTGGTGCCTGTACCAAGTCTCCACAGTTGAGCATAGTAACAG AGTACATGCCTGGGGGAAGCTTGTATGACTATTTGCATAAGAATCTTAATGTTTTGAAGCTCTCTCAGTTGCTGAAGTTTGCTATTGATGTCTGCAAAGGAATGGAGTATTTGCATCAAAACCACATAATTCATCGGGACCTGAAGACAGCAAATTTGTTAATGGATACAGACAAT GTTGTCAAGGTGGCAGATTTTGGTGTCGCCCGGTTCTTGAACCAAGGAGGAGTAATGACAGCTGAGACTGGGACATATAGATGGATGGCACCTGAG GTTATAAACCATCAGCCCTATGATCAAAAAGCTGATGTATTCAGTTTTGCTGTTGTACTGTGGGAGCTAGTGACAGCCAAG GTTCCTTACGATACCATGACACCACTACAAGCTGCATTGGGAGTGAGACAG gGCCTGCGTCCGGAACTACCTGAGAATGCACATCCAAAACTCTTAGATTTGATGCAGAGATGTTGGGAAGCGGCTCCTGACAAGCGACCGTCCTTCTCGGAGATAACAACTGAGCTTGAGACACTTTTTGAGGAAGTTGAG GAAACAACAGAAGCAGTAAATGGGAACTGA
- the LOC107951629 gene encoding serine/threonine-protein kinase STY8 isoform X1: MDLTEGVGESSSPPRSFGSFNSYDVRNDVFNRLVESGHEQAISNPDFRDFLDSHFNRLPASYGLDVNMDRVEDVLLHHKLLALAKDPERRPVYHIRFLENLCTKADAIDDKQYINSLSPQSFDDGDSEKVVPSHKSRSRDHPVDFEPCSKLEDLNLDVRKNSKCEEDVHLTENFTKRQEIVHIPTHEVIFSTTDRPKLLSQLSALLSDIGLNIREAHVFSTTDGYSLSVFVVDGWPVEDTDGLNKAMEKAVARSKGSFPGSSHSPPAIEDASETQEKSGDWEIDRRLLKIGEKIACGSCGDLYRGIYLGQDVAVKILRSEHLNDTLEDEFAQEVAILREVQHRNVVRFIGACTKSPQLSIVTEYMPGGSLYDYLHKNLNVLKLSQLLKFAIDVCKGMEYLHQNHIIHRDLKTANLLMDTDNVVKVADFGVARFLNQGGVMTAETGTYRWMAPEVINHQPYDQKADVFSFAVVLWELVTAKVPYDTMTPLQAALGVRQGLRPELPENAHPKLLDLMQRCWEAAPDKRPSFSEITTELETLFEEVEETTEAVNGN; this comes from the exons ATGGATTTGACTGAAGGTGTCGGAGAGAGCTCATCGCCGCCGAGAAGCTTTGGCAGCTTCAACAGCTACGATGTCAGAAACGACGTTTTCAATCGCTTAGTCGAATCTGGCCACGAACAAGCTATTTCTAATCCTGACTTTCGCGACTTTTTAGATTCTCACTTCAATCGCTTGCCTGCTAG CTATGGACTTGATGTTAATATGGATAGAGTGGAAGATGTTTTGTTACATCACAAGCTGCTTGCATTGGCCAAGGATCCGGAGAGGCGGCCAGTTTATCATATCCGCTTCTTGGAG AACCTTTGCACCAAAGCAGATGCTATTGATGATAAACAATATATAAATTCTTTATCTCCCCAGTCTTTTGATGATGGAGATAGTGAAAAGGTTGTTCCATCACATAAAAG TAGAAGCAGGGATCATCCAGTTGACTTTGAACCTTGCTCTAAGCTTGAGGACCTAAATTTGGATGTCAGAAAGAATTCCAAGTGTGAAGAAGACGTACATCTGACTGAGAACTTTACCAAAAG GCAAGAAATTGTACATATTCCAACTCATGAAGTGATATTTTCTACCACTGACAGGCCAAAGCTGCTTAGTCAG CTTTCTGCATTGCTTTCAGATATAGGACTTAACATTCGTGAAGCACATGTGTTCTCAACAACTGATGGCTACTCTTTGAGTGTGTTTGTAGTAGATGGGTGGCCTGTTGAG GATACAGATGGTTTAAATAAAGCTATGGAAAAAGCGGTCGCTAGAAGCAAG GGATCTTTTCCTGGATCTTCACATTCACCTCCAGCTATAGAAGATGCATCAGAAACACAAGAAAAATCTGGCGACTGGGAGATAGATAGAAGACTTCTGAAGATAGGAGAAAAAATAGCTTGTGGGTCTTGTGGAGATCT GTATCGTGGTATCTACCTTGGGCAAGATGTTGCTGTCAAAATTCTTAGAtctgagcatttgaatgatactCTTGAAGATGAGTTTGCTCAAGAGGTGGCAATCCTACG GGAGGTCCAGCACAGAAATGTTGTTCGTTTTATTGGTGCCTGTACCAAGTCTCCACAGTTGAGCATAGTAACAG AGTACATGCCTGGGGGAAGCTTGTATGACTATTTGCATAAGAATCTTAATGTTTTGAAGCTCTCTCAGTTGCTGAAGTTTGCTATTGATGTCTGCAAAGGAATGGAGTATTTGCATCAAAACCACATAATTCATCGGGACCTGAAGACAGCAAATTTGTTAATGGATACAGACAAT GTTGTCAAGGTGGCAGATTTTGGTGTCGCCCGGTTCTTGAACCAAGGAGGAGTAATGACAGCTGAGACTGGGACATATAGATGGATGGCACCTGAG GTTATAAACCATCAGCCCTATGATCAAAAAGCTGATGTATTCAGTTTTGCTGTTGTACTGTGGGAGCTAGTGACAGCCAAG GTTCCTTACGATACCATGACACCACTACAAGCTGCATTGGGAGTGAGACAG gGCCTGCGTCCGGAACTACCTGAGAATGCACATCCAAAACTCTTAGATTTGATGCAGAGATGTTGGGAAGCGGCTCCTGACAAGCGACCGTCCTTCTCGGAGATAACAACTGAGCTTGAGACACTTTTTGAGGAAGTTGAG GAAACAACAGAAGCAGTAAATGGGAACTGA